One window of the Psilocybe cubensis strain MGC-MH-2018 chromosome 12, whole genome shotgun sequence genome contains the following:
- a CDS encoding Phospholipase D zeta 2, which yields MSFFKSTFEAIKSSPVVKESSEQMSFITKVIGHARNEVIGRWNPNRRHDDPEEQAQDELRAQIRAGHRFTSFAAERSGNTAKWHVDGHDYMWALSEMIDNATEVIFITDWWLTPELYLRRPPAYFPEWRLDKLLKKKAEQGVKIHVIVYKEVTQTMSMSSKHTKNKLEALHPNITCMRHPDHIGAKDSVQFWSHHEKIVIVDNQYAAVGGLDLCFGRWDTHNHPLADVHPTDFSKTLFPGQDYNNARIMDFKDVYDYVSNTLSIMDNARMPWHDVHMTFEGPAVLDLSQHFIERWNEIKKRKARHCSHTIAWLALPVDPEYAPNEAAARHPHLEHWREIGRKYRQRWHGPPHEPERSQREREECGTGRERQPGKKTARIQAIRSVSDWSHGVLTEASIQEAYIQLIREAEHYIYIENQFFISATKTGGSVTNQIGAALVERIVRAAQEGKKFKVVVTIPEVPGFAGDVKNESSIKIIMAAQYRTINRGGSSIYEEIRKAGYEPMDYIRFYHLRSYDRINAPKGFINKMEETSGVKFHEAQVALSRQWVAGDELTTQRQIILVVPEEESLVPADKSKAQSTIKVDIPVDDNAAREVVERFENGARDLRSDEPVADSVAQHMLDDKTSLLDEQWLGTEEEELNAYVSELLYIHSKLMIVDDRRVIIGSANINDRSQKGDGDSEIALVIEDDDMINSTMDGEPYEVSRFAATLRRQLYKEHLGLIPPQTCAERNPEVTSFMRPAPYPNRDDTHTREDRLVADPISDDTDMLWKETARKNREVFSELFRPVPTNLVRNWDAYDKYRPKGVKTGHVVPGIPLERVKKRLDQVKGALVECPLDFLIEDRDLVTGAEWTHLNPTLPIYI from the exons ATGTCGTTCTTCAAGTCGACGTTCGAAGCGATTAAAAGCAGTCCTGTAGTGAAAGAGTCGTCAGAACAGATGAGTTTCATCACCAAAGTCATCGGCCATGCTCGAAACGAAGTTATCG GTCGATGGAATCCTAACC GTCGCCACGACGACCCTGAAGAGCAAGCTCAAGATGAACTGAGAGCACAGATAAGAGCAGGCCATCGATTTACCAGCTTTGCTGCTGAAAGGTCTGGAAACACCGCAAAATG GCATGTGGACGGTCATGACTATATGTGGGCTCTCTCTGAGATGATAGATAATGCAACGGAGGTCATCTTTATCACT GATTGGTGGCTTACCCCTGAGTTGTACCTTCGTCGACCTCCTGCCTACTTCCCCGAATGGCGCCTCGACAAACttttgaagaaaaaggcCGAACAGGGAGTCAAAATCCACGTTATCGTATACAAAGAG GTTACGCAAACCATGTCAATGAGCTCTAAACATACGAAA AACAAGTTGGAGGCCCTCCATCCCAACATTACATGTATGAGGCATCCCGACCACATCGGCGCCAAAG ACAGTGTTCAATTTTGGTCTCATCATGAGAAA ATTGTCATTGTTGACAACCAATATGCAGCTGTTGGCGGTCTAGACTTATGCTTCGGACGCTGGGACACTCACAATCATCCTCTCGCTGATGTCCATCCTACCGACTTCTCCAAGACCCTTTTCCCTGGCCAGGACTACAACAATGCTCGCATCATGGATTTCAAGGATGTGTATGATTATGTCAGCAACACGTTGTCCATCATGGACAATGCAAGAATGCCATGGCATGAT GTACACATGACTTTCGAGGGTCCAGCTGTTTTAGATTTGAGTCAACACTTCATTGAGCGTTGGAATGAGATTAAGAAGCGCAAGGCAAGGCATTGCTCTCA TACTATTGCCTGGCTTGCATTACCCGTTGATCCAGAGTATGCACCGAACGAGGCCGCTGCTC GCCACCCTCATCTGGAGCACTGGCGTGAAATTGGCCGTAAATACAGGCAACGCTGGCACGGACCACCTCACGAGCCAGAACGAAGccagcgcgagcgcgaggaATGCGGCACTGGTCGCGAACGTCAGCCGGGCAAGAAGACTGCAAGAATTCAGGCGATTCGAAGTGTTTCAGATTGGTCTCATGGAGTCCTGACGGAAGCTAGTATCCAAGAAGCCT ACATCCAATTGATCAGAGAAGCTGAGCATTACATCTATATCG AAAATCAATTTTT CATCTCTGCGACCAAAACTGGCGGATCTGTTACCAACCAAATCGGGGCCGCTCTTGTTGAGCGCATCGTCCGTGCCGCACAAGAGGGCAAGAAGTTCAAG GTTGTTGTAACGATTCCGGAAGTTCCTGGATTCGCTGGCGATGTCAAAAACGAGAGTTCCATCAAGATTATCATGGCTGCTCAATATAGGACTATCAATAGGGGTGGAAGTAGCATCTACGAAGAAATCCGAAAGGCTGGTTACGAGCC GATGGATTATATACGCTTCTATCATCTGCGTTCCTATGACAGGATCAACGCCCCTAAAG GATTCATCAACAAGATGGAGGAGACTTCTGGTGTCAAGTTCCACGAAGCTCAAGTGGCATTGTCGAGGCAGTGGGTTGCCGGAGATGAGCTCACTACCCAGAGGCAAATTATCCTTGTTGTCCCTGAAGAAGAGAGCTTGGTCCCCGCTGATAAGTCCAAAGCCCAAAGTACGATCAAAGTAGACATTCCAGTAGACGACAACGCTGCTCGTGAGGTCGTTGAGAGATTCGAGAATGGAGCACGCGATCTTCGCTCCGATGAACCTGTTGCAGACTCAGTCGCGCAACACATGCTTGACGACAAGACCTCTTTGCTCGACGAGCAGTGGTTAGGTacagaggaggaagaactTAATGC ATACGTCTCTGAATTGTTGTATATTCACTCCAAATTGATGATTGTTGACGACCGCCGTGTCATC ATTGGATCTGCCAATATCAACGATCGCAGTCAGAAA GGTGATGGAGATTCTGAAATAGCTCTGGTTATagaggatgatgatatgATCAATTCCACGATGGACGGCGAACCCTATGAGGTTTCCCGCTTTGCTGCCACTCTTCGCCGCCAGCTCTACAAAG agCACCTTGGTCTTATCCCCCCACAAACGTGTGCGGAGCGCAACCCTGAGGTAACGTCCTTCATGCGCCCAGCGCCTTACCCCAACAGGGACGATACGCACACGCGCGAAGACCGCCTTGTGGCGGACCCCATTTCCGACGATACCGACATGCTTTGGAAAGAAACAGCTCGTAAGAATCGTGAGGTGTTCTCGGAACTCTTCCGTCCTGTCCCAACCAACTTAGTTCGCAACTGGGACGCATACGAT AAATACCGCCCTAAGGGTGTCAAGACGGGCCATGTTGTCCCCGGGATTCCGCTGGAACGCGTCAAGAAGCGCCTTGACCAAGTTAAAGGTGCTTTAGTTGAATGTCCATTG GACTTCCTCATCGAGGATAGGGATCTAGTCACTGGCGCTGAGTGGACCCACCTAAACCCTACTCTGCCTATCTACATTTAA
- a CDS encoding putative PKS/NRPS-like protein biosynthetic cluster: MDSSLNNKTLLDAFIAIARSRDVDRKAVECGEEQCTYGELDTVSTGIALGIHQKFGLKPVVAIISENHPYVLATILAIWKLGGIVAPLDQNVPRDIMERMLLNIAPTCVLMPATELGVQNVVKEMSLTPFPYDPKDSTITALMQKYLEQSPEMSAHTFPAPTGEDIALYLHTSSASSVNNVKCVPLTHQSVLAGSQSRLSWWKRTWPQQNFEHLRVLGWSPWSHVIGLSHDLGAAMILSGGCYIFSIVPSAYGSSSGSKASRYLDVCGQLLETAIKMKPTAFAGVPWVLEGFMRTYKGELDPARRVRIHDAIKSFKVFGSGGASTSAECIEWANQLQIPLVLDIGMTELGGPLFHSTTNGTEGWYSKDCLLSDATLSIINEDGKVSDTEGELVIRSRFITKGYLQYDNSPFTVEDDGTVSFRTGDIYGYVADQRLVWKGRKEDYIQMSSGETLDPRVVEAILDQCPAIARSCVVGNNFLKTSSQVVCAIIEPAKDLSVSPEARLSEITRAISVANRGLAPPLRISWARVLVLNPDQQIPVTKKGAIFRKKLDAMFGEQLSSLLSRSAEGIAPQTETKSASSNRAEGKTKDQIASIVSSIVFETLHITEETLENNSQATFAELGMDSAMSTMIVNKLNRQLDLSLPLNTCHTHIDLDSLIKAIISDLGMDGPSSKARPSTRVVPLNKPKEEIVIVGQAVRLPGDINSTESFWQALVDQREDIITAVPPSRWDHASFYRAPDSKEPPSPCDITLEKAGFVEYESFDHSFFGISSAEAFHVSPNIRLSLEIAFEALENANITPSKIKGTNMAVFVAASMDEGYLKLLFADKGWGAYTRFYGTGVATSTACGRLSYLLDIHGPSITIDTACSSGLIAFDQAVQYLHSGEGESAIVCGANTHAWPGTLGFLSAQKMTSANSRCATFTNMADGYVPSEAAAGLILKTKSAALRDGDRIIGVVRSTDVKHDGRSQGLVAPNVKAQIAMQIALLEKAQLSPSQIDFIESHGTGTSLGDLIEIQGINEVFEKSHSPDRPLVVGAVKSCVGHAELVAGLIGVLKTLGSFTNETMPGLVQLTKDNMNPSLDCSVVPLHIPYEEVPLKTENSLPLRALILSNGFAGSIAGAILEAPTEDMKPRPSPSIPESIPMMFVVSAKTQDGLTQYLENYLDFCLNAPASDFHSICYTTCIGREHYRYRFACVVSNMQDLIARLEDRLQNTSSPAGGNARRILLGFPGQGSQYQGMGRYLANQYSGFRNIITDAANKASALTGYPILPYLVEESSPSKLSIDQSEVAQVCIFIFQYAISMWLESIGIQAHAVMGHSLGEIAAAVVARAFSFEIGLQFVVIRSKLLRADPAKPAGMAAIAASEDKVARYIDTLGIKDRVALAVYNGADAHVVSGELKAIEKLMAAVKRDGLRTTKLNIDQGFHSPSIAHALPALRTWLDEHDAAISKLEKPFFSTLRGKEIPKHQCLDTQYWVEHAQNPVRFVQTARVATKTSSVDVIVDVGPQPTIWSNMQTPEFAGKSRLAFTGKRGKDQIVAMLAALASLHEKGFTIEFDALFAQMPYKFVTTDLPTYPFQRLYNYPAYIASRNSVLISAPQQQASSMQTKAAPAFVVDQALCDFLDLHKIEGRRVLPGAAMVDFFARASPTKAVKTVRFHTPLILETPETQVRSEIDEQGAFKLVQQDLENTHICSGTLSEKPSSHSSKALNKEPEVIPSQMMSKAQIYECFKNVQFGDPFRTVQEVRIWDDHADGDIRVDVTGNPAHDRIRKLDACLHMFGAISSRVAPPMDDSAGAYLPASLEDFALHTDDMPYNFTCRYKLPLEVGRGARLLTASFEVFSETGTLLVSCKKYSVAWVPRGVVHKEQKPNTVAKNWFRNGWASQSLPPQTTPVHRFDELLYLGNGSASRVLAALSSSAKDAISVELPHLSHDDAKEHPKVKSVPCSKLETLPSTLRGQDVLVVLDLSKSVNLPGSEGFSTLCLEVLSFLKLMIARKLHITSFLALTCASTPVDLYKEGLDLFSDSKISPASLIGAVLQGMVRVFRRESGLDLAAWCLDLPHLDTLNSHKLQEILKNEIQARYNSTYADAFVSYRQNAPDQTLTRLVPTLEEIEQTPSRSPSGTTVIVGLGSIGIALAVSLVESGVNQVVFFGRREESNEAIRKELSNLPEKVRAHCLYQQVDVCDLKSVKKALADINYVHGGIKNIIHAAAVVNDSTIKSTNPSAFEGVLRPKVVGSWNLHLASQELNLALDSFVLCSSTNVLVGNPGQIAYVSANSFMDSLAAYRHNSGLPGTSLQLGAWESKLISNIDMNNSFAFLMKHDEGLPLIMKAMMIPIPLQVIARMDPTKLAATPAYAKDPFFAPFLSTPKASSKAKLSEAEAKKIITNILRVALELQPSEQLGMLSDFFQISCSFLTMKPIDIAEPLTSCGADSITFAQFKGQVLKEFEVDIPMVYLSDAYSIGDMINHILENYGAA, from the exons CTCCATCGTTCCTTCTGCATACGGCTCCTCTTCTGGAAGCAAGGCATCAAGGTATCTCGACGTTTGCGGTCAATTGTTGGAGACCGCTATCAAAATGAAGCCCACTGCTTTCGCTGGCGTTCCATGGGTTCTAGAGGGATTCATGAGGACATACAAAGGCGAACTCGATCCTGCTCGGAGGGTTCGCATCCACGACGCCATCAAGTCTTTCAAGGTCTTTGGATCCGGTGGTGCTTCTACCAGCGCTGAGTGCATTGAGTGGGCCAACCAATTGCAGATTCCTTTGGTGCTTGATATTGGAATGACGGAACTAGGAG GTCCGCTGTTCCACTCCACTACCAATGGAACCGAAGGATGGTATAGCAAGGATTGTCTCCTCTCCGATGCTACCCTTTCCATCATCAACGAAGACGGCAAAGTTTCTGATACTG AAGGAGAGCTTGTCATTAGAAGTCGCTTCATCACTAAGGGTTACCTTCAGTATGACAATTCGCCTTTCACTGTAGAGGACGACGGTACCGTCTCTTTCCGCACAGGCGACATCTATGGTTATGTCGCCGACCAACGCTTAGTGTGGAAAGGTCGCAAAGAAGATTACATTCag ATGAGCTCTGGAGAAACTCTTGACCCACGCGTGGTAGAGGCTATCTTGGACCAATGCCCAGCAATTGCTCGTTCATGTGTTGTTGGAAACAATTTCCTGAAGACCTCGTCGCAAGTTGTCTGTGCTATCATTGAGCCAGCCAAGGATTTATCCGTCTCTCCTGAGGCCCGTCTCTCTGAGATTACCCGTGCCATTTCTGTTGCCAACCGAGGGCTCGCCCCTCCTTTGCGTATTTCCTGGGCTCGCGTCTTGGTTCTTAACCCTGACCAACAAATCCCTGTTACAAAGAAGGGGGCCATCTTCCGCAAGAAACTCGATGCGATGTTCGGAGAACAGTTGTCGTCGTTGTTGAGTCGGTCCGCAGAAGGCATTGCCCCACAGACGGAAACCAAATCGGCCTCTTCTAATCGTGCTGAAGGCAAGACCAAGGATCAGATTGCTAGCATTGTCTCGAGCATCGTTTTCGAGACTCTTCATATCACTGAAGAGACTTTGGAAAACAACAGCCAGGCCACCTTCGCTGAA CTTGGAATGGATTCTGCCATGTCAACGATGATTGTCAACAAGCTGAACCGCCAACTCGACCTCAGCTTGCCTTTGAACACCTGCCACACTCATATCGACCTTGACTCGTTGATTAAAGCCATCATCTCCGATCTGGGTATGGATGGGCCTTCTTCCAAGGCTCGTCCTTCTACGAGGGTAGTTCCTTTGAACAAGCCCAAAGAAGAGATTGTGATCGTCGGCCAAGCAGTCCGCTTACCCGGAGATATCAACAGCACAGAGAGCTTCTGGCAAGCCCTCGTTGACCAGCGCGAGGATATTATCACCGCTGTCCCTCCATCGAGATGGGACCACGCCAGCTTCTATCGTGCACCGGACTCCAAGGAACCACCTTCACCTTGCGATATCACTCTTGAGAAGGCTGGTTTTGTCGAATACGAGAGCTTCGATCACTCATTCTTCGGGATCTCGTCAGCTGAGGCCTTTCATGTCTCTCCTAACATCCGTCTGTCTTTGGAGATCGCGTTCGAGGCTCTGGAGAATGCCAACATCACTCCTTCTAAGATTAAGGGCACCAATATGGCCGTTTTTGTCGCCGCTTCCATGGATGAGGGCTACCTCAAGCTCCTGTTTGCTGATAAAGGCTGGGgtg CTTACACTAGATTTTACGGCACCGGTGTTGCCACTAGCACTGCCTGTGGACGCCTCAGCTA TTTGCTCGATATCCATGGCCCTTCGATAACGATTGACACCGCCTGCAGCTCAGGTTTGATCGCCTTTGATCAAG CTGTCCAATACCTACACTctggagaaggagaatcCGCGATTGTTTGCGGAGCTAATACCCACGCGTG GCCTGGCACTCTTGGCTTTTTGTCTGCCCAAAAGATGACCTCAGCAAACTCTCGTTGTGCAACCTTCACAAACATGGCAGACGG GTACGTCCCGTCTGAGGCTGCTGCAGGCCTCATCTTGAAGACGAAAAGCGCTGCCTTGAGGGACGGCGATAGGATCATTGGCGTGGTTAGGTCAACTGATGTCAAACATGACGGAAGATCTCAAGGTCTCGTTGCTCCGAACGTTAAAGCTCAGATTGCCATGCAAATTGCCCTTCTGGAAAAGGCTCAACTTTCGCCTTCTCAGATCGA TTTTATCGAGTCGCATGGAACTG GTACATCTTTGGGAGACCTTATCGAGATTCAAGGAATCAATGAGGTGTTTGAGAAATCCCATTCGCCCGACCGACCTCTCGTTGTCGGCGCTGTGAAATCGTGTGTCGGACATGCCGAATTAGTCGCTGGGTTGATTGGAGTTCTTAAAACATTGGGATCCTTCACCAACGAAACGATGCCGGGTCTTGTTCAGCTGACCAAGGACAACATGAACCCTTCGCTTGATTGTAGCGTCGTCCCTCTTCACATTCCTTATGAAGAAGTACCCCTCAAAACGGAGAATTCTCTTCCTTTGCGCGCCCTTATTCT TTCAAACGGCTTTGCAGGCTCCATCGCTGGCGCCATTTTGGAAGCTCCCACAGAAGACATGAAGCCTCGCCCTTCGCCCTCTATTCCTGAGTCTATCCCAATGATGTTTGTTGTCAGCGCGAAGACTCAAGACGGCCTCACTCAATACCTCGAGAATTATCTTGATTTCTGTCTCAATGCGCCTGCGTCCGATTTCCATTCAATCTGCTACACAACTTGCATTGGCCGTGAACATTATCGTTACCGCTTTGCTTGCGTTGTTTCGAATATGCAAGATTTGATCGCTCGCCTCGAGGACCGTCTCCAGAACACATCCTCGCCTGCTGGAGGAAATGCGCGTCGCATTCTACTTGGATTCCCAGGACAAGGTTCTCAATATCAAGGTATGGGTCGCTATTTGGCCAACCAGTATTCCGGATTCCGCAATATCATTACGGACGCGGCAAATAAGGCCTCGGCGTTGACTGGATACCCGATCCTTCCTTACCTTGTCGAAGAATCTTCACCTAGCAAGCTTTCCATCGATCAAAGTGAGGTCGCGCAAGTTTGCATCTTCATTTTCCAATATGCCATTTCCATGTGGCTCGAGAGCATTGGTATTCAGGCCCATGCTGTCATGGGACACAGTCTTGGAGAAATCGCTGCAGCGG TCGTTGCTCGTGCATTCAGCTTCGAAATCGGTTTACAGTTTGTGGTCATCAGATCCAAACTTCTCCGAGCGGACCCTGCTAAGCCGGCGGGAATGGCTGCTATCGCTGCCTCTGAAGATAAGGTCGCTCGTTACATCGATACTCTCGGCATCAAAGACCGCGTTGCGCTTGCTGTATATAACGGCGCAGATGCTCACGTTGTATCTGGAGAATTGAAGGCAATCGAAAAGCTTATGGCTGCTGTGAAACGGGATGGGCTTAGGACGACAAAGCTCAACATCGATCAAG GCTTCCACAGCCCATCCATTGCACATGCCTTGCCTGCTCTCAGGACTTGGTTGGACGAGCACGACGCCGCTATTAGCAAACTTGAGAAACCATTCTTCTCAACGCTACGTGGCAAGGAGATACCAAAGCATCAGTGTCTTGATACTCAATACTGG GTCGAACATGCTCAAAACCCAGTCAGATTCGTTCAGACCGCCCGAGTCGCCACCAAGACATCCTCGGTTGATGTTATTGTCGACGTTGGACCTCAACCAACTATCTGGTCGAACATGCAAACACCCGAGTTCGCTGGCAAATCACGCCTTGCCTTTACTGGCAAACGGGGCAAGGATCAAATCGTCGCGATGCTTGCCGCTCTTGCCTCTCTACATGAGAAGGGCTTCACAATCGAATTCGATGCCTTATTCGCCCAAATGCCGTACAAGTTTGTGACAACGGATCTCCCAACATACCCCTTCCAACGCCTTTACAATTATCCCGCATACATCGCATCTCGCAATTCAGTTCTGATTTCGGCACCTCAGCAACAAGCTTCCAGCATGCAAACCAAGGCTGCACCAGCTTTCGTCGTCGACCAGGCTCTTTGCGATTTCTTGGACCTCCACAAGATCGAAGGTCGTCGTGTCTTACCAGGCGCTGCTATGGTGGATTTCTTTGCTCGTGCCTCTCCTACTAAGGCTGTGAAGACTGTTCGCTTCCACACGCCTCTCATTTTGGAAACTCCAGAGACCCAAGTGCGCTCTGAGATTGACGAGCAAGGGGCATTCAAGCTTGTTCAGCAAGATCTCGAGAATACGCATATTTGCTCAGGAACTCTGTCAGAGAAGCCCTCCTCCCACTCTTCCAAGGCGTTGAACAAGGAGCCCGAAGTTATTCCTTCTCAAATGATGTCAAAGGCTCAGATCTACGAATGTTTCAAGAACGTTCAGTTCGGCGATCCTTTCCGCACTGTTCAGGAAGTGAGAATCTGGGACGACCACGCCGACGGAGATATTCGCGTCGATGTTACCGGAAATCCTGCGCACGATCGCATTAGGAAGCTTGACGCGTGTCTTCACATGTTCGGAGCTATATCTTCTAGGGTTGCTCCTCCTATGGACGACAGCGCTGGAGCTTATCTCCCTGCTTCTCTGGAAGATTTCGCTTTGCACACTGACGATATGCCATACAACTTCACCTGCCGTTACAAACTTCCCCTGGAGGTTGGTCGTGGCGCCCGTCTTTTGACCGCATCGTTCGAAGTCTTTTCAGAGACGGGGACTCTTCTTGTGTCATGCAAGAAGTATTCCGTTGCTTGGGTTCCTCGCGGTGTGGTCCACAAGGAGCAGAAGCCAAACACAGTAGCCAAAAACTGGTTCCGAAATGGATGGGCTAGCCAGAGCCTCCCACCTCAAACCACTCCCGTCCATCGCTTCGATGAGCTGTTGTATTTGGGTAATGGCAGCGCGTCCAGAGTTCTGGCTGCTCTCTCTTCATCGGCCAAGGATGCTATCTCTGTTGAGCTTCCGCACTTGTCTCACGACGACGCGAAGGAGCATCCCAAGGTCAAATCAGTACCATGCAGCAAGCTCGAGACTCTTCCTTCTACTTTGCGAGGCCAAGATGTTTTGGTTGTTCTCGACCTTTCGAAGTCGGTCAATCTTCCTGGCTCTGAAGGGTTCAGCACCTTATGTTTGGAAGTTCTTTCGTTCTTGAAGCTGATGATCGCTCGTAAGCTTCACATCACAAGCTTCTTAGCCCTTACTTGCGCTTCTACCCCTGTCGATCTTTACAAAGAAGGACTCGATCTCTTCTCGGACTCCAAAATATCCCCCGCCTCTCTCATTGGTGCCGTTCTTCAGGGCATGGTGCGTGTGTTCCGACGTGAAAGTGGTCTCGACCTCGCTGCTTGGTGTTTGGACCTTCCCCACCTTGATACCTTGAACTCTCACAAGCTGCAAGAAATCTTGAAGAACGAGATCCAGGCCCGTTACAATTCCACCTATGCCGACGCCTTCGTTAGCTATCGTCAGAACGCCCCTGACCAGACTCTCACTCGCTTGGTCCCTACTctggaagaaattgagcaaaCTCCTTCCAGATCGCCATCAGGAACGACGGTTATTGTTGGCTTGGGAAGTATTGGGATCGCGTTGGCTGTCAGTCTGGTCGAGTCGGGCGTTAATCAGGTTGTGTTTTTCGGGAGAAGGGAGGAGTCCAACGAAGCG ATTCGCAAGGAGCTTTCCAACCTCCCAGAAAAAGTCAGGGCTCATTGCCTTTACCAGCAAGTCGACGTTTGCGACTTGAAGTCGGTCAAGAAGGCCTTGGCCGACATCAACTACGTCCATGGGGGCATTAAAAACATTATCCACGCCGCCGCTGTAGTCAACGATTCCACCATCAAATCTACGAACCCCTCAGCATTTGAAGGCGTCCTTCGTCCCAAGGTCGTCGGATCGTGGAACCTGCATCTTGCCAGTCAGGAACTCAATCTTGCCCTGGATTCTTTCGTTCTTTGCAGCAGCACAAA CGTCCTTGTTGGAAACCCTGGCCAAATTGCCTATGTATCCGCTAATTCATTCATGGACTCTCTGGCCGCGTATCGTCACAACTCAGGATTGCCTGGAACGTCCCTGCAATTGGGGGCTTGGGAATCAAAGTTGATTAGCAACATTGATATGAACAACAGCTTCGCGTTTCTCATGAAACACGACGAAGGTCTCCCTCTCATCATGAAGGCTATGATGATTCCTATCCCTCTGCAGGTCATTGCCCGTATGGATCCGACTAAGCTGGCTGCCACTCCTGCCTATGCCAAGGATCCCTTCTTCGCGCCTTTCCTCTCTACGCCCAAAGCTTCAAGCAAGGCCAAGCTCTCGGAAGCAGAGGCGAAGAAGATTATTACGAACATCTTGCGTGTTGCTCTTGAGTTGCAACCCAGCGAACAACTTGGTATGTTATCTGATTTCTTTCAAATCTCTTGTTCCTTTCTGACCATGAAACCAATAGATATCGCAGAGCCTTTGACTTCATGTGGAGCTGATTCTATCACATTTGCTCAATTCAAAGGACAGGTTCTGAAGGAGTTCGAGGTTGACATCCCGATGGTTTACTTGTCCGATGCCTACTCTATTGGCGACATGATCAACCACATTCTCGAGAACTACGGAGCGGCttga